From one Frankiaceae bacterium genomic stretch:
- a CDS encoding inositol monophosphatase family protein: MSTELRTLAERLATDAGALLLERLPYVRTVASKSTPTDVVSEVDKASEALIVAALRRERPDDAILAEEGTYDTGTTGLRWVVDPLDGTVNYLYRGAAFCTSVGVEDASGGVAGAVCDPQRGELFSALRGEGATLGGEPLRANDVTDLSQALVATGFSYAAADRAWQGRVLAEVLPHVRDIRRGGSCALDLCSVAAGRVDAYYELGPAPWDVCAGFVVAAEAGAVVHVGKAPDGRDLTVVAAPGIADALLELLRDAGAFG, encoded by the coding sequence GTGTCCACCGAGTTGCGCACCCTCGCCGAACGCCTCGCCACCGACGCCGGCGCACTGCTGCTGGAGCGGCTGCCGTACGTCCGCACCGTCGCCAGCAAGAGCACGCCGACGGACGTCGTCAGCGAGGTGGACAAGGCGTCCGAGGCCTTGATCGTGGCGGCGCTACGGCGGGAGCGTCCGGACGACGCGATCCTCGCCGAGGAGGGGACGTACGACACCGGCACGACCGGCCTGCGCTGGGTCGTGGACCCGCTCGACGGCACCGTCAACTACCTCTACCGCGGCGCGGCGTTCTGCACGTCGGTCGGCGTCGAGGACGCCTCCGGTGGTGTCGCGGGTGCGGTCTGCGACCCGCAGCGCGGCGAGCTGTTCTCGGCGCTGCGGGGCGAGGGCGCGACCCTCGGCGGCGAGCCGCTGCGCGCCAACGACGTCACCGACCTCTCGCAGGCGCTCGTCGCGACCGGCTTCTCGTACGCCGCCGCCGACCGCGCCTGGCAGGGCCGCGTCCTCGCCGAGGTGCTCCCCCACGTCCGCGACATCCGGCGCGGCGGCTCGTGCGCGCTCGACCTCTGCTCGGTCGCGGCCGGGCGGGTCGACGCGTACTACGAGCTCGGGCCGGCGCCGTGGGACGTCTGCGCGGGCTTCGTCGTCGCGGCCGAGGCGGGCGCCGTCGTGCACGTCGGCAAGGCCCCGGACGGGCGCGACCTCACCGTCGTCGCGGCGCCGGGGATCGCGGACGCGCTGCTCGAGCTGCTGCGCGACGCGGGGGCGTTCGGCTAG
- a CDS encoding MFS transporter, whose translation MPPLRTRLGALLAVPRDRDARIFAATSVIDALGNSMFLPVSALFFVNVAGLPVTRVGVGLSIAGIVGMLGPLASGPPVDRFGPRRVVLVLYALRAVAYSCYPLVRGFWPFVALVSATAVVDHMSRPALQALAAGLADEADRVTTLAFVRSVRNLGWALGGLLVAGALAIGGKGAYVGLVLGDAVTFLVAGLLMLRVREVRAALPEGPRTGYGAVLRHRRFVALGALHGILTLNVAMLILGFPLWIDRRTHAPTALAGVLFTLNSLLVVVLQVPFSRRLTSVRLGGRALRNSGYATAAAAVLMALTPGIPAWPAVGLLVVAAVVQCTGELWEAAGGWAVSLGIAPEHARGRYLGLWDMGFVFYDVGGPILMAFIVEDAGRVGWLVFGAFMAVVGLVASRLAAGADPGQPLPERLDPVDSGVDDRSP comes from the coding sequence ATGCCCCCTTTGCGCACCAGGCTCGGCGCGCTGCTCGCCGTTCCGCGCGACCGCGACGCGCGCATCTTCGCCGCGACCAGCGTCATCGACGCGCTCGGCAACTCGATGTTCCTGCCGGTCAGCGCGCTGTTCTTCGTCAACGTCGCCGGCCTTCCGGTGACGCGCGTCGGCGTCGGCCTGTCCATCGCGGGGATCGTCGGCATGCTCGGCCCGCTGGCGTCGGGGCCGCCCGTCGACCGCTTCGGTCCGCGCCGCGTCGTGCTCGTCCTCTACGCCCTGCGCGCGGTCGCGTACTCCTGCTACCCCCTGGTGCGCGGCTTCTGGCCGTTCGTCGCGCTGGTGTCCGCGACCGCCGTCGTCGACCACATGTCGCGCCCCGCCCTGCAGGCGCTCGCCGCGGGACTCGCCGACGAGGCCGACAGGGTGACGACGCTGGCGTTCGTCCGCAGCGTCCGCAACCTCGGCTGGGCGCTCGGCGGCCTGCTCGTCGCGGGCGCGCTCGCGATCGGCGGCAAGGGGGCGTACGTCGGCCTCGTGCTCGGCGACGCGGTGACGTTCCTCGTCGCGGGTCTGCTGATGCTCCGCGTCCGCGAGGTGCGCGCCGCCCTGCCCGAAGGACCCAGGACGGGCTACGGCGCCGTCCTGCGCCACCGCCGCTTCGTCGCGCTCGGCGCGCTGCACGGCATCCTCACGCTCAACGTCGCCATGCTCATCCTCGGCTTCCCGCTCTGGATCGACCGGCGCACCCACGCGCCGACCGCGCTCGCGGGCGTGCTGTTCACGCTGAACTCCCTGCTCGTCGTCGTGCTGCAGGTGCCGTTCAGCAGGCGGCTCACGTCGGTGCGGCTCGGCGGGCGGGCGCTGCGCAACAGCGGCTACGCCACCGCCGCCGCGGCCGTCCTCATGGCGCTGACACCGGGCATCCCGGCGTGGCCCGCCGTCGGCCTGCTCGTCGTGGCGGCGGTCGTGCAGTGCACGGGCGAGCTGTGGGAGGCGGCCGGCGGCTGGGCGGTGTCGCTCGGCATCGCGCCCGAGCACGCCCGCGGCCGGTATCTCGGTCTCTGGGACATGGGGTTCGTCTTCTACGACGTGGGCGGGCCGATCCTCATGGCGTTCATCGTCGAGGACGCGGGGCGCGTGGGGTGGCTGGTGTTCGGGGCGTTCATGGCGGTGGTGGGTCTCGTCGCGTCACGCCTCGCCGCCGGCGCCGACCCCGGCCAGCCACTGCCGGAGCGGCTCGACCCCGTCGACAGCGGGGTCGACGACCGTAGCCCCTGA
- the rplU gene encoding 50S ribosomal protein L21 — protein MYAIVKTGGKQHKVAVGDVIEVEKIDTAAGGAVTLPVLLLVDGETVTTDATALKAMSVTGEIVAHTKGPKIRIHKFKNKTGYHKRQGHRQPLTQVRVTGIESGK, from the coding sequence GTGTACGCCATCGTCAAGACCGGCGGCAAGCAGCACAAGGTCGCGGTCGGCGACGTCATCGAGGTCGAGAAGATCGACACCGCCGCCGGCGGCGCCGTGACGCTCCCCGTGCTCCTCCTCGTCGACGGCGAGACCGTCACCACCGACGCCACCGCGCTCAAGGCGATGTCCGTCACCGGTGAGATCGTGGCCCACACCAAGGGCCCGAAGATCCGCATCCACAAGTTCAAGAACAAGACCGGCTACCACAAGCGCCAGGGGCACCGTCAGCCGCTGACGCAGGTCCGGGTCACCGGCATCGAGAGCGGGAAGTAA